In Schistocerca americana isolate TAMUIC-IGC-003095 chromosome 7, iqSchAmer2.1, whole genome shotgun sequence, a single genomic region encodes these proteins:
- the LOC124622507 gene encoding cilia- and flagella-associated protein 97-like → MSIYAGGVSLQETAEVLTNLRIGQEMEAVDDFYDSNTNTMCGASQKGDSKLQSNRHERPKFSAKKVTINIADDAKCKTTRAGAVKDLMNCIAFQKEPDEFNDDERTSPDFLSTDTSSDVTDVTPRSTTSGCSSLSRSEESRESRKKFTEHSHSSDAERKEEQKPVHTLRFLREVLDSTNPETVDRNNGATPKRKPVICKNMTFSKDQVRKIDRENQILLRKIEANFNRRPKCPTTSAPQRPRLSSSAVNRQRSQKKIAQDNLTLLKKIECVKSTISARVSVRKV, encoded by the exons ATGTCAATCTATGCTGGTGGTGTGTCTCTCCAAGAAACTGCAGAAGTATTGACGAATCTTCGTATTGGGCAGGAGATGGAAGCAGTTGACGATTTCTATGATAGCAATACTAACACTATGTGCGGAGCATCACAAAAAGGTGATTCTAAGCTACAGAGCAACAGACACGAGCGCCCCAAGTTTAGTGCGAAAAAGGTCACGATAAATATTGCAGATGATGCAAAGTGCAAAACTACGCGTGCAGGCGCAGTTAAAGATCTCATGAACTGTATAGCGTTTCAGAAAGAACCTGATGAATTCAATGACGACGAAAGAACTTCGCCAGATTTCTTGAGTACAGACACTTCGTCGGATGTAACAGATGTTACGCCACGTTCCACAACCAGTGGTTGTTCTTCGCTATCAAGATCAGAAGAAAGCAGGGAAAGCCGTAAAAAATTTACGGAGCATTCCCACAGTAGTGATGCTGAAAGAAAAGAGGAGCAGAAGCCAGTACATACACTGAGGTTTTTGAGAGAAGTATTGGATAGTACAAACCCCGAGACAGTTGATCGAAATAATGGTGCAACACCTAAACGAAAACCTGTTATTTGTAAGAACATGACGTTTTCAAAGGATCAAGTAAGAAAAATTGATAGAGAGAACCAAATTTTACTAAGGAAGATAGAAGCAAATTTCAATAGACGCCCAAAATGTCCAACTACATCAGCACCACAGCGTCCTAGGCTTTCCAGTTCAGCTGTTAATAGACAAAGgtcacagaaaaaaattgcacaagACAACTTA ACGTTactaaaaaaaattgaatgtgTTAAAAGCACCATCAGTGCAAGAGTCAGTGTACGAAAGGTTTGA